aagcccaaatacaactttgggagaaggaggctcatgaaggactatcggctttacaagtagctgatgagctaaatgtcaacctaaagaatgaaataatgatgggacagttggacgatccattcatcgtggaggagatgagaagaatagatgaaggaagaccatcagaatttcaccgcggagaatcaggatcattatggttccagaaaagaatttgtgttccggatattgctgaaatcaaggaagtaatactccgggaagcccatcaaacaccatactccattcatccggggagtacaaagatgtacatggatctaaaggagctattctggtggaataacatgaagagagaaatcgcacAATATGTGGCCGAATGCCATACCTGGCAAAGGGTGAAggttgaacaccagagtccggcagggaagttacaacctttacctattccagaatggaaatgggaggagataggaatggatttcatcaccggactacccatgaccaataaaaagaaggacatgatatgggtaatcgtggaccggttgactaaaagtgcacacttcttagcggtaaatcagcaggacaaaggagagaaactcatcgatctttacatcaaagagatcgtgagtaaacatggagtgcccaagaagatcatgtcggatcgaggatccgtgttcacgttagcgttttggaagcaactacacgaagcgttAGGATCTAAGTTagattatagtaccgcttatcatcccgagacaggtggacaaaccgagagaaccaaccagattttagaggatatgcttagggcttgtgccctagacttcggaggatcatgggaggagcacttaccactagcagagttttcatacaataatagctatcaaagcagcatcaagatggcaccgtttgaagctctgtatggaagaaagtgtagatcaccgatatgttggtatgaagccggagcaagcaaagagttcaaccctgattatgtcaaggaaaagcaacaaatcattgacattatcaaggataggctcaagatagcccagagccgacagaagagttatgccgatcaaaagaggagaacatgggagccacgagttggagacatggtataccttaaggtgagcccgatgaaaggacttcagaggtttggagtgaaaggaaagctaagccctaggtacatcggacctttcaagattttgagtcaaaaccgagggttagccttcgaattggaactaccaggaaggttatctcaggttcacaatgtattccatgtgtcgcaactcagaaaatgtttgaagaccccagatgaaccagtatcacatgaagagctcgagttacaaccagatttgacatacatcgagaagctagCGAAGATTCTTGaagaaaactggaaacaactcaggaatcgagctataaagtattgcaagatacaatggaagcatcatcccgagagggaagccacctgggaaaaggaggaagacctgaggaaaacataccccgaacttttcaggtattacaaccgcaacttcgggatgaagttttctttaaggaggaaagtctgtaatgtcccaggtttagagacgatcgaggggtagattttagaaagggatgtgcattgcattgtaaattacggggaaatttcgcgcttttaaaacaaaactgcatcgaagggggacaggtttctctctcgacaccttacagggttagggtttcgagagtgcgatgaacttgttcctacttatctaagttagggttttgagaagagagaagtggaattgcattgaaatcatatgttgcttgattgaattacaagttatgttgtttgaatgaattcaaaccaaatttgaatttgaaattcaaattcaaacatcaaatgatcatcacataattcaaatttgagataatttaacaaacaattatcattaagcaagaatataaataatacaacaattacattaagctcattaaggaaaacttgagctttattgataatcacacacataatacattgtctttacaatattcagaattgaattatggaattgcaacacattacaagaattgaataaatagaaacagaaaaaggaaaattacaagttatttaaatgacctaaactacattttGATCTTCAAGAATCCTTTGATCcagatgatcttgagttcatcctgATCAGCACTTGATACCTGCATACATACACAACAACCAgatcattaagccaagtggcaaagccacttggcaggttagcaaatattgCAAAGGatggatatgatcaagctgccgagctgatccaacccatcagcacaagtcccaagctggacttgcacacacacaaccaggcagcacacaaggcagtgtgcatgtgtaacaacacacaaggccagagtgagtcaccacaagctgcagatagtgctgtcgaccaacagagCTAAGCCAGAAGGATATAAAActtgccacagtaaaccctagagcATTTCATCGACAGCAGCCTCACTGGTAAGCtaccaagaacagccaagaacacaagaacagcttgaacgACTCATCGTTGTTCaacacaattccaccaccacagcaaataaccaagaagcatcaagctcaccaggtggagcagggcaagcaaattaACCAACAGATCAACACAGAAGCAacacctctacaccaacatcaaattctaggagctggagtgaggtataccaagcatcatgaacaaaccagatggttttgttcatatataagcatatgcatcaaacacacataatcaaaagggtgtgatacccaagttgtgtcatcatctggctacaaagccatatggtgcaagcaagagtagtaaggccactggtaaatcatctaaagggaacaacagctatgacaatcaatgcataactgaagaaatccagcaagagatgagagcacaagctagcctagctacacacttagcacctacagccagctaagccatcagacatagacaaattcttgcctatttgatttcaacatcaagggctactggcaatccaataaatggatcacccaggaAGCATTtagtgagccacagcaagccaacaagaggggagctaccctagggcagcataagattactgctagggtcacctcaaccccTAAAACAAccaaaccaccaagccaagcacaattatcattacccagatgggttcaaaagggagcTAGGGTATCCAActgatgttggcatccctctagcttcacTTCAACAatctatatgatcattactgctcagcagttcacatcaattatccactcaatcaataaaggcaacacagataattgatattaacaagtaaatcatgaaacagacactttctaatgatccagtggatcactCCAAGCAACAGCAGGCACTGGATCAGGCACAGCCTacaccagcacaaggcatggtgataCCCAGACACCAAGATAAGCACCAGTTAGCcacagtaggaagcacaacagttAACCATCAAGCTAATGATGATTAGataatcatcagagcttgctaactCATGTTACTGATTGCTACAAGCCAAGCTTAGCATCATAAATAAATCAGCCACTGAAGAATTACACACAAACtttaactgaataaacagataccatagtaataatcatatgattgtatccagaagcacatcaaaggcttgatgaaccactggatcttgcTAAACCAATAAAGCACATACCCATAATCACTGAATCATACAGTTAAGCTAActgcaatgctcaattgagcatgctcttgaatttgagcacaaggaacAGCACACTAATGCTCTGGAACTTGCCAAATTGCAAGTAATACACACAGAACCCAAGCTAGAGCAGCATACATGAACACACTTGATATCTAGCAAGCTTAGTAACAAGAACAGAACCACAGAGAGAGAATTAAGCAAGAAAGGAGAGCATGGCAACCAATTAGATTAGGAATTCTTGCACAGAACTATGGCAAAGTATCACACAGCCATAGCACATGCCTTGGGCAGGCAAGCACAGCACAGCACAGTAGTGAAgctagcatgagcatgagcatcagTACAAGCACATGAACTAGAGCTAGGCCATGGCGGCAGCAATAGCACAAAGAAAGACGAGCAATGTAGCAGCAAGAAAGCAGCATACGTAGCGAGCTGGGCGCAGCAGAGCACCAGCACGGCAAGCAACTCCATGAGGAGAAGCAGCCGCAGCCTAactcagaggaggaagaagaagagcaggcaagggtgagagagaggaggggatcagaggaggcgtgtacctggagcagagcaccggcgtgccatggcggcacatgccaccacggcagcgccaagccgcgcctggcctagCGTCGCCGAGCAGGGGGGGGCGCTCCAGCACCGCCACGgcgcctggatcgacggcgggcGACGCAGCGCCAGGAATCGCCACGGCCAGGATCGCAGGCGAGATGAGGGCGCTCGATAACTAGGACGAAGACCGAATCGGCGCGGACCACGGTGTTCGCCGTCGAGCGGCGGATCAGATCTAcctgatctcgccggcggcgacggctggAGCTGGCCGGAACAAAtcggagaagacggcggcgacgagaatcgccagagctcgttagggttagggttaggtcgagcggcgcgagAGAGTgagcgagtgagcgaccgctcgggtcggtcggACCCGAGCcggtctaacccaacccactgggctccactgacaggtggacccaggggcaattgtgacttttcacaattcaattaaaaaccagtaactttaaaattcaatagaaaattgataagagcactaaaaaaataattaaaatatgaaaatcaatcagcataaaattctctatccaaataaaatatcaaagagaatttttggagataattaagaataagtcttaatttgatgatttaaataataatttaatcacacatattattttcattaaggaaaattaagtccattaatgcaattggactttaaaaacaccttgacaatacttcaaggttgtatttaccctaaatcaagtatctacaagttgttcttagtattaacctctcacatgaaattacaacgacatcggaagggggaacaaaccctaaaactggaatcatgcataattgcttctttaaccattgcccttatcggacaatgatgctatttttcagagacagaggacaagggtcagtccacaccttccaactgcaaaactttgcagtgttcaggcaagttcatcacttgctcatgtcatttgagtatttctatcaaattacttgcaaaatactatggttatcactattgcataaaaaccaaaaccactactttcataactatgaatatgactatgtggtgggcaatggaaccatggattgtgttgatatggtggaggttccattgcaagggtttatatccatctaggattaaacaacaaatgtcgccagtgattcttgtgccgtaacacccgtgttaaccataagatccggagtgggacggagtagtcaaaagtgtttccacctctcgttcatcaacggatgctcattaccgggtgctcatgatcttgcgagacttgatgcaggggtgggaacccgtagaagtcccaacagtaatgaggtctatgatgggttgcatctgccggcgtaggaatgtatggtagagccctgcattgacgtcgtggtcggagtccaccctgaaatctatgggaataatggggccggcgtggacccagggtcggagtatgcaacaaagggtgggtgttcgaggtagcggaggaacatgattggctagaccttataccgggcctcacaccgaaggaagtgtggacgggaaagctgcccggttggcaccaaggttaagatctcttatgggtaaagcaacacacctctgcagagtgtaaagaactgtgacctgtcactccctgttccgggttgaggaactgcgaacgcggccggaaaggagctccatgaagttctagtaaaccggtgaaggctgacggacatagctctttggaataaaaacaatctcttgaagaaatgtttatcaaaacctgcattgatattagactttctggtctaatatcgtagctagtgcattaaacacctcttatctataatgaacttgttgagtacgctcgtactcataccactcttaaatcccatgcttagattgtctgaatcgtctggaggaggactacgacaacaatgaaggagccgagatcatcggctatgaagaactagacctctctggaggtatcgaaggcgtagactacctcattgtctacggaaccggggaggcttccggaggagatcaagcctagaaatatccagtagtagtagtagccgagcagcccgaactcttagtatttagctgctcgagaaaataaatgtataacttaaggagactcttatattgtaagctaagttggctttgcctcgaacccaggagtattcctcttaggacccaagaggagctccgagactatatgtgtatgatgtttgtaataataaatgaatgagttatggacctgctatgttctgttgtactactctgagggatgtaatatttgtggaatggtacttcgtgaatgttatatcaacgactggcatactacaacatgcagtggtatgcagggtcaccacagcggtggtgtcgatggagatgccttccgggggcacttccccgtcccggcggcgtgccggaacagagacttctgtcccccagatcttggcttcgcgatggcggcggctctggaaggtttctcgtaccgtggcttattcccccgaagtttttaggtcaggaagcttcttataggcgaagagtcggagtcggagggctgacgaggcagccagacaacaggggggcgctcccctccttgggccgcgccgccaccttgtgtggtggccctgtgcctctcctctggcccctcttcggtgttctggaagcttcgtggaattataagatactgggcattgatttcgtccgattccgagaatatttccttactaggttttctgaaaccaaaaatagcagaaaactggaactggcacttcggcatctcgtcaataggttagttccggaaaacgcataaaatcatcataaagtgtaaacaaaacatgtagatattgtcataaaacaagcatggaacatcagaaattatagatacgttggagacgtatcataccttCGTCGTGGTGTTATTCTAactaaagataaccttgtaaAATGCAGCTAGCATGGTTGTAAGAAATGTGTTTTATGTCACGAAGAGGAGACAATAAAGCATTTTTTCTTCCAGTGCCGGTTCCCTAGAtccatatggtcaatcattcatataggttctaccttatacccccAAGAATCATTGCAAACATTTTTGGCAATTGGTTAAACGGGGTGGGAGCTAGGTTTGAGATTCTTATTGGAGTAGAAGCGATTGTAGTTATATGGTCGCTTTGACTATGTAGGAATGATaacatttttaatgataaaaattcttCTCTTATGTAAGTCATCTACCGGTTTATGGCTTTGCTCCATTTATGGTCGCCGCTTTAGCGATTGGAGGACCGCGGCCTCTGAAGGTATCTACATGGTTGGAGAATACTGCTAAGGAGTTTATTACCCAACACGGATGGCTGCATAGTCGGAGGATTAATATGGCTCATGTGCCATAAGTGGATGTTTAGTTGCGTGCTTTTTCTTTTGTTATGTTTACTGTGTTTGGTACTCTTCATGGATGGTTGTGTGTATCCTAGCTATGCAGAGACCGGGTGTATTGTTTAAAAAAAATTGAGTAATAAAGcgttctttatcgaaaaaaattgaCTACCCCTATTCTGCTTCACACAAATATTATGTCCTAATTGTGTTCACAGATCATCATCTTATGTTGTTATTTTGCACAGCAGCTCATCATACTCGTCACATATATTCCTATAGCATACATAAACCAAGAGCTCTTATAAAATTAGAGGCACTGACATTGACTCCGAAGCAAGTTAGCATCGAACTGTCACATTCTACTATAAGACTCTTAGAAAAACATTCTACTGTAATTCTGTAAAGTACATGACTGACCATGACCAAAAAGATCTAATGCATGTGCAGTTCTACATGTTACCCACGAGCAAGTAACCTTCAAGTGATCAGTTGCATTCATGGTTACAAATACCAGCATCCTTTGGTCAACTGTGGGAATTCAATACTCATTTGAGCTTAGCATGTGAAGTTTCAAGTTAAGCTAATGTTTTATCAGCTTTCCCTACGGTGATTCCAAATGCTTCTGCCTCCAATAATAAACCACCGTGTAACAAAGAATGAACAAGAGCTCTATACTTTATAAGGTGTGATGATGTGCTAGTCTACTTCAGAATATAGTTGGAACAATGGTAATCTCAAAATACCACACTAGTTATGCTGCTCAGTAATTTGCCAACATAATTCTGCTATTAGCTAATGTTTCTTCAGATCTTAAAAAAGCTAACTTTTCTTCAGAAGTCACTATTCATATGGCCATACCAATACTTTAAATTTCAATAATGTTAGAATGGGTAATAACTAACTATATTAAGAAATTAAAAAATAACACGCCAGGAAACTTAAACAGCAAATAAATTGTTTAGCGAGAAGTTCGGAACATATTTTAGAATACAAGCAAAGCTAGGAATAGTTTCATAAATGAGATGAGTCATCATCACATACAAGAGACGACAATATGGCCATATAGGTGTCCATCAAATGCAGAGATAATTAGAAGCCTACCCTCTTCCAAAAGATCATAATTTCAAGCCAACTACGGATGAGCATACTAAATTATATGGAACTTTTTGGCCCTCTCGAAGACATCTATTACGGCAGCAGGACAGGATCTTTTGAGGCGAGCATACCCTTGGCTTGCCATGACATCATCCATTCTTTCTGGAGAAGTGATAAACTCAAGGCAAGCATCTTTGAGTTGGCTGCAGTGGTGTTGGTCAGCTAGAGCTAATGTACCAGTGACGTTCTCAACGTCAAGACCTTTGCAAAGGATGCTCTCACAAATCAACTTCATCCTTTCCATCGCATATCTATCTGCAGCCACGAGCAAGTGCTTAACCATTTCTTTACCCTCGTCGGCATCTAGGTTTTCCACGGGAGGCAACGAATCCGTGTAGACGAAGTGCAGCAGCGCCTTGAAAACAGCAGGCTGCATATCTTCAACGATTATGTTCCGCCTTGTCCTGTCGCTCATCGGCCCAAAGAGCTCCGCTTTGAAGACCGGCGATCTCGCTGAAACCACAATCTTATGCGCAGGGAAAGCCTCGCCGTTAACCTCGAAGACGACATCTGCTTCCTCCCCTTTATCTTGGAGCTCTCTGAAATACTCTGCCAAGTCTGAGGGGGGCACCGGGATGTCGATGGTGGTCGCAGTGGGCGTCACCTCAGGTTCTTTGAAAACTGTGATTTCGCACTCGATCACGAGGTTGTCGTCCTGCAGGTACGCCGATGGTTGTAAGAACTGGCCAACACACGCAAGGCTGAAGCACCTCCTTTTCTTGGAGAGAACCACTGACGGTGGCAGTTTGTTGGCCTGGTCGAGCAACCTGACCTCGACCGACGCACTCCCCTCAACCAACTCGTTCGCAAGGCCAACGTAAACGGAAGCGTAATCTCCATTCCTCCGCACCATCCCGTCGGGGAAGTAGCAGATGCACCAGAGGTAGCCGCCGACGTCGAAGGAGGGGGACTTCAGGAACTTGCCGACGCCAAGGCCCCTGTGAAGGCTGTAGCCGGTGATCGTGAAGGTGTGCGTGCCCCGCACAGCGCATGGGGAGCAGATCGATGCCGTCCTCATCGATCGTGTGTAATCAATCTCGCATCAACGCCGAAACTTTGGGTTGCAAGCTCTGGTTACAAGCCGAAGCGCCCCTTCGCGTGTATATATACAGGGTCTGAGGTACAGCTCTCTAACATAAATCGGAATAGGACTCTTACATATACAGAACACGGTAACCTAGCTGAATGACTAGGTAGCACGCAACGCTTGCCTAATTAGCGAGTACGTACCAGAATCCAAACTGTCTCGTGTAAATTACCGAGCGATGTACCGTGCACGTAGTACACACCTAACACATGGAAACTAATTAAACCTTTTACATCCTAACAATTTCTGTTCACAATTAATAGTCCTAGTAGTTAATATCAAGAGTAAATGTATATTTGATTGTCCCCATCTATAAGAGCATTTTCACCGGCGGCCTTGATAGCATTTTAGGGGCCGGCATCGAAAATAGGTTCGCACCGGCACGTCTCAAAAAGCGTCGGCGCTTTTTCGAGCTCAATACCAGCAACCCCGTGTTGGCCCCTTCGCGAAGGGAGCGAATCGGTTGCGCCGGCGCCTCTTGGCACGTCGGTTTTCGcgggtgaggccgcctcggcaacgagaggacgcgacggttcgcgTTGGAAACGATGCGAGAAGGTTGATCGTCGGCGTAAATGATCCCCCACGCGGAAACCGATGCGGCAACGTGGGCGGCGACTGGCCACGCGACGTCCACCTGCCTCCCCCTCACGCCTATGTCATCGTAAATGCGGGTAGTTAGCACCTCTACTTAGTACGTACGCCATCCACCCGGCGCGGCGCTAtcctctcatctccaccaccgtagcCGTGCTATCCtctctcatctccaccaccgccgccgcgctaTCCTCTCCTCTCCACCACCACAGCCGCAGCCGTTGCAGCCCGACGCCGACGTCGACCACAGCTCCGACGACTCTGTCGACCCACAGTTTGAGGAGTGGGACGAGGCGTACATCGCATACGCGGAAGCTGAGGCGACGGAGGAGTGGGGCGAGCTGCCGCAGGCCCCCGCTGACCCGAAGCAGGCGGAAATCCTGGCGTCCTTGAACGCGCAGCGCCTCCAGAGGTTGAAGTAGGAGCAGCGCGAGTTCATCAATGACGCAAACTTTGATCATGCCGTTGAGATCTCGCGCCAGAAGACCATCCTTCCTAATATGCATGCACGATAATAAAAGGAGAAGATTACACCAATAAATCATGCCACACGCAGAGCAGATTACTGTTGTGTTTTTATTTCAGTTAGTTTTTTTCAGTATACTGTATCTTGTGAAGATCTCTCTTTTCTAAATGCAAATTTTCAGACCGGCTCTCCCCCACCATTGCTCAGAAAAAATCACTAACAAAGTAGAGGCCTCTAATCTCCAAAAGATTATTGGTCTATTTAATGGTTTCATTATCGATAACTTTGAGGGAGCGACTTATAGGAGAGAATAAAATCACTGAGACAAGAGAAGCACCCTAGGAGAAACCAGAGAAAAGAAAGTAGGGCTCCTTTGAAtccaaaggatttgcatagaaaTTGTGTAGAATTTGATTCCTATGAGAAAATTTCttgtacatgttgtttgattcataggaacatatactATAGGAAAAATTTTATAGAAAAAAAGCATTaactcatacctcatgaaaaaattcctttgctacaagtaACACACTTCGGGCtattttgatttaaaggatagcaaAAATATAGTAATAGGAAATGTATAGGATTAAAATGGTATGTCTACTTGAATCTTATAGGAAGATGAAATGTGTTTGATTGTAACAAAAGATTTTTTTTCATGAgatatgagctaatgttttttttttCTATAGGAATTAAGCTACAAGATTTCTATAGAAAATTTTCCTATagaatatgttcctatgaatcaaacaacatgttaggaaattttcccataagaaccaaatcctacataatttctatgcaaatcctttgaatcaaaggagccattcatcttcctataggattcaagtagacatcCTATAGGATTCATGTAGACATGACGTTCCAATCATATACCTTTTCTATTTCTATATTTTTCCTATCTTTTAAATCAAAGGAGACCATGC
This Lolium perenne isolate Kyuss_39 chromosome 1, Kyuss_2.0, whole genome shotgun sequence DNA region includes the following protein-coding sequences:
- the LOC127335208 gene encoding BTB/POZ and MATH domain-containing protein 2-like; translated protein: MRTASICSPCAVRGTHTFTITGYSLHRGLGVGKFLKSPSFDVGGYLWCICYFPDGMVRRNGDYASVYVGLANELVEGSASVEVRLLDQANKLPPSVVLSKKRRCFSLACVGQFLQPSAYLQDDNLVIECEITVFKEPEVTPTATTIDIPVPPSDLAEYFRELQDKGEEADVVFEVNGEAFPAHKIVVSARSPVFKAELFGPMSDRTRRNIIVEDMQPAVFKALLHFVYTDSLPPVENLDADEGKEMVKHLLVAADRYAMERMKLICESILCKGLDVENVTGTLALADQHHCSQLKDACLEFITSPERMDDVMASQGYARLKRSCPAAVIDVFERAKKFHII